One genomic window of Haloferax mediterranei ATCC 33500 includes the following:
- a CDS encoding glycosyltransferase → MTHPFVQFFIVARIFGSADSVYSRLPDSFEPDELPTIDVLLPAYKEGNVIHQAIESIQGADYPQELININVLVEPDDSNTRDALERLSGPYNEIVVPEEYPGEPNKPRALNYGFELTDGDLVGVIDAEDVVDPKLFLKIANALTVENFDYLQGKLDMVNEGDGWRNLVFRGEYAFWFRLLLPSFHFVGYPVPLGGTTNFFHRHVLEEISERRLDQYGSIWDDEARAWLTENGLQGRIPWDPQNVTEDFELGIFLWKEGYEMTLIDSVTREESPLAADVWVRQRTRWQKGKIYTLIQYAHHPPQGWAAKLHGYFQSFLPHLAPINIIGIVLLTMIANLLQYTVPLAVRIVLTLGIVFLVELFFFHSGGYWIVSEEEIPRRTLRAVLIPLVVPLYWVLLWGAELRAIKQVYLKQLHWEKTEHHGRNSSN, encoded by the coding sequence GTGACACATCCGTTCGTACAGTTCTTCATTGTTGCAAGAATCTTTGGCTCAGCTGATAGTGTGTATTCCCGTCTGCCGGACTCATTCGAACCAGACGAATTACCGACTATCGACGTGCTGCTTCCTGCGTACAAAGAGGGAAACGTAATCCATCAAGCGATTGAATCTATTCAAGGAGCAGACTACCCTCAAGAGTTGATTAATATCAATGTTCTCGTCGAACCCGACGACAGCAACACTAGAGATGCGCTTGAGCGTCTCTCAGGGCCTTACAACGAGATTGTCGTACCCGAAGAGTATCCCGGGGAACCGAACAAACCGAGAGCCCTCAATTACGGGTTCGAACTAACTGACGGTGACCTTGTCGGGGTTATCGATGCTGAAGACGTTGTCGACCCGAAGCTGTTTCTAAAAATCGCTAACGCACTCACTGTAGAGAACTTCGACTATCTACAGGGGAAGCTCGATATGGTAAATGAAGGCGACGGGTGGAGAAATCTGGTTTTCCGTGGTGAGTACGCATTCTGGTTCCGGCTCTTACTTCCAAGCTTCCACTTCGTCGGGTATCCGGTTCCGCTCGGTGGGACGACGAACTTCTTTCACCGACACGTTTTGGAGGAGATTAGCGAACGCCGTCTCGACCAGTATGGGTCCATTTGGGATGACGAAGCACGAGCGTGGCTTACCGAGAACGGTCTTCAGGGTCGTATCCCGTGGGACCCACAAAATGTGACCGAGGACTTCGAACTGGGGATTTTCCTCTGGAAAGAGGGGTACGAAATGACACTCATCGACTCGGTTACCCGTGAGGAATCACCGCTTGCAGCCGACGTTTGGGTCCGGCAACGCACCCGTTGGCAGAAAGGAAAGATATACACGCTCATCCAATACGCCCACCACCCTCCGCAGGGATGGGCTGCAAAGCTCCACGGCTATTTCCAGTCGTTTCTCCCGCACTTAGCGCCGATCAACATTATTGGAATCGTCCTGTTGACCATGATTGCGAACCTGCTTCAGTACACGGTCCCGCTTGCTGTCCGGATCGTTCTGACACTCGGAATCGTGTTCCTCGTCGAACTGTTCTTCTTCCACTCGGGCGGCTACTGGATTGTCTCTGAGGAGGAAATACCTCGACGCACGCTGCGAGCAGTGCTGATTCCACTCGTTGTCCCGCTTTACTGGGTCTTGCTCTGGGGTGCAGAACTTCGCGCGATTAAGCAAGTCTATCTTAAACAACTCCACTGGGAAAAAACGGAACACCACGGCCGAAACAGTTCGAACTAA
- a CDS encoding GNAT family N-acetyltransferase yields MRVTSAEWSDLDTLADMWVDLASGQRAFGSHLGADANRTVVRESMAYHLSVGGVLVARDEATETEADDDDHKRDIAGFVMFDVETGAYEQDITRGTVRNLFVVPDRRDSGIGSRLLDAAETELRDAGVGAIALDVMAANDSARRFYRRHGYSPHRIELEKSMENDTHSKEDG; encoded by the coding sequence ATGCGCGTCACTTCGGCCGAGTGGTCGGACCTCGACACGCTCGCCGACATGTGGGTCGACCTCGCAAGCGGGCAGCGGGCCTTCGGCTCACACCTCGGTGCTGACGCCAACAGGACAGTGGTACGCGAGTCGATGGCGTACCATCTCTCAGTCGGTGGTGTACTCGTCGCGCGCGACGAGGCGACTGAAACGGAAGCCGACGATGACGACCACAAGCGGGACATCGCCGGGTTCGTCATGTTCGATGTCGAGACGGGCGCATACGAACAGGACATTACCCGTGGGACCGTCCGTAATCTGTTCGTCGTCCCGGACAGACGTGATTCGGGAATCGGTAGTCGTCTACTGGATGCGGCAGAGACGGAACTACGGGATGCTGGCGTCGGGGCGATTGCGTTGGACGTGATGGCAGCGAACGATTCGGCCCGTCGGTTCTACCGTCGGCACGGCTATTCCCCCCACCGAATCGAACTGGAGAAATCGATGGAAAACGATACACACTCAAAGGAGGACGGATAA
- a CDS encoding branched-chain amino acid ABC transporter permease has translation MRGLVIGLAGIGLSMTYSILNFANFSHGDYITAGAFSGWATTYLIAGLGRADVGALLLVGAGGSVYGGTLDIGMLSTPLAVVAGIIVAGGSTIALSLAVDRTVFRPIRSEDGVTLLITSIGIAFALRYVMQFVFGSAVRGTTAQPPSLGLYLIDGTVFINAHDITLLIVASGLMLGVHLLLQRTKLGKAMRAMADNQDLALITGIPTERVVRATWVIGGGLTGVAGYMFILWKGTLGFNDGWLLLLLIFAAVILGGIGSIYGAITGGLVIGLTASMSVLWIPSAFARAAAFVVMIVILLVKPSGLFSGRATA, from the coding sequence ATGCGCGGGCTCGTAATCGGCCTCGCAGGCATCGGGTTGTCGATGACGTACAGTATTCTGAACTTCGCGAACTTTTCGCACGGCGACTACATCACGGCCGGGGCATTTTCCGGCTGGGCGACGACGTACCTCATCGCCGGTCTCGGCAGGGCTGACGTGGGCGCACTCCTGTTAGTCGGAGCAGGTGGCTCTGTCTACGGCGGGACCCTCGACATCGGAATGCTCTCGACGCCGCTCGCCGTCGTCGCTGGCATCATCGTCGCCGGTGGCTCCACTATCGCGCTGTCGCTCGCGGTGGACCGGACCGTCTTCCGGCCGATTCGGAGCGAAGACGGTGTCACGCTCCTCATCACGAGTATCGGTATCGCGTTTGCGCTTCGCTACGTGATGCAGTTCGTCTTCGGGTCAGCCGTTCGCGGGACGACCGCACAACCGCCGTCCCTCGGACTCTACCTCATCGACGGCACTGTTTTCATCAATGCACACGACATCACGCTCCTCATCGTCGCATCCGGGCTGATGCTCGGCGTCCACCTACTCCTGCAGCGGACGAAACTCGGAAAGGCGATGCGCGCGATGGCTGACAATCAGGACCTCGCGCTCATCACCGGTATCCCGACCGAACGCGTCGTCCGCGCGACGTGGGTCATCGGTGGCGGCCTCACGGGTGTCGCAGGATACATGTTTATCCTCTGGAAGGGGACACTCGGCTTCAACGATGGATGGCTCTTGCTACTCCTCATCTTCGCGGCTGTCATCCTCGGCGGCATCGGGTCCATCTACGGCGCGATTACCGGGGGGCTCGTCATCGGGCTGACGGCGTCGATGTCGGTCCTGTGGATTCCGTCCGCGTTCGCGCGGGCCGCCGCGTTCGTCGTGATGATTGTCATCCTGCTCGTGAAACCGTCCGGTCTCTTCAGTGGGAGGGCCACAGCATGA
- a CDS encoding branched-chain amino acid ABC transporter permease produces the protein MSVRDDIAARVPGGDTGLIVLVLASAYLLYVLAGIGLGYDLRGQLNSIATLTFYIGVFAMLSLALNLHWGYTGLFNIGIVGFMAVGVYVMALVSKPTFVAGGAAQVGGLGLPLWVGILAGMVAAALLGLVVALPALRLRADYLAIVTIAMSEIVRFSFLSGELQQFSLFGNTVGFGGGSGLILDFVPPLEALFQSVGLWGVYLGLIDAFQVIVPTNPKPVVDGIVYGLLLLGFVTAFYWLLKRTGESPFGRVLKAIREDEDVANALGKDTDKFKIKSFMLGCALMGLAGILWLMPQGAVTPNFFRPRVTFFVWIALIIGGAGSNTGSVLGGAVFAAVLYQGPRYFQNLVSTVFPNLDSPSGFGQAIGPFISQLDPVPFLLYTVDSIRQLQLVVMGLVLIWLMHNRPEGLLGHRKETASVISLSRPKSMATDGGTVEGGEDE, from the coding sequence ATGAGCGTCCGCGACGACATCGCCGCTCGCGTTCCAGGCGGCGACACGGGTCTCATCGTCCTCGTCCTCGCGTCGGCGTACCTGCTGTACGTCCTCGCGGGTATCGGGCTTGGGTACGACCTTCGCGGGCAACTGAACTCCATCGCCACGCTGACGTTCTACATCGGCGTGTTCGCGATGCTATCGCTCGCGCTCAACCTCCATTGGGGGTACACCGGGCTGTTCAACATCGGCATCGTCGGCTTCATGGCCGTCGGTGTGTACGTGATGGCGCTCGTCTCGAAACCAACCTTCGTCGCCGGCGGCGCAGCGCAGGTCGGGGGGCTTGGCCTGCCGCTGTGGGTCGGTATCCTCGCGGGCATGGTTGCGGCTGCGCTGTTGGGTCTCGTAGTCGCGCTTCCTGCACTCCGGTTGCGGGCGGACTACTTGGCAATCGTGACGATTGCGATGTCAGAAATCGTCCGATTCAGTTTCCTCTCGGGCGAACTCCAGCAGTTCTCGCTGTTCGGAAATACCGTCGGATTCGGTGGCGGGTCGGGTCTCATCCTCGACTTCGTTCCGCCACTCGAAGCGTTGTTCCAGTCGGTGGGACTCTGGGGAGTTTACCTCGGACTCATCGACGCGTTCCAGGTCATCGTTCCGACGAATCCCAAGCCGGTCGTCGACGGTATCGTCTACGGCCTGTTGCTCCTCGGCTTCGTCACCGCGTTCTACTGGTTGCTCAAGCGCACCGGTGAATCGCCCTTCGGTCGCGTACTGAAGGCCATCCGCGAGGACGAAGACGTGGCAAACGCGCTCGGTAAGGACACTGATAAGTTCAAGATCAAGTCGTTCATGCTCGGCTGTGCCCTCATGGGCCTTGCCGGTATCCTCTGGCTCATGCCGCAGGGTGCTGTGACGCCGAACTTCTTCCGGCCGCGCGTGACGTTCTTCGTCTGGATCGCCCTCATCATCGGTGGGGCGGGGTCGAACACCGGCAGCGTCCTCGGCGGCGCGGTGTTCGCCGCAGTGCTCTACCAAGGGCCACGGTACTTCCAGAACCTCGTGTCGACGGTGTTCCCCAACCTCGACTCGCCGTCAGGATTCGGACAGGCTATCGGGCCGTTCATCTCGCAACTCGACCCCGTACCGTTCCTGCTCTACACGGTCGACAGCATCCGACAACTCCAGCTTGTGGTAATGGGTCTCGTGCTCATCTGGTTGATGCACAACCGGCCGGAGGGACTTCTCGGCCACCGCAAAGAGACGGCCTCCGTCATCTCGCTGTCGCGTCCGAAGTCGATGGCGACTGACGGTGGGACGGTAGAGGGGGGTGAAGACGAATGA
- a CDS encoding ABC transporter ATP-binding protein, giving the protein MSDAASPPVDDVAKKVDEDALGAFASGVDTTVDFPLQVEGLHKSFGGITAVDGASFEVEAGTLTGLIGPNGAGKSTTFNLITGMLKPDSGTVTFNGEDITGEEPHEIANRGMVRTFQIARELSDMTVLENMMLAPKHQRGEELWRSVMPGVRDDVREQEEELLERVWAVLDFFDIDHIAEEYAGNLSGGQRKLLEMARALLTDPDMLLLDEPFAGVNPTLEKKLLKHIHELREQGYTFLLVEHDMDLIMNNCEHVIVLHQGKVLTEGTPDDIRSNEEVIEAYLGGNV; this is encoded by the coding sequence ATGAGTGACGCTGCCTCACCACCTGTCGACGATGTCGCGAAGAAAGTCGATGAAGATGCACTGGGGGCGTTCGCCTCGGGCGTCGACACGACGGTCGACTTCCCGCTGCAGGTCGAGGGACTGCACAAGTCGTTCGGCGGTATCACCGCCGTTGACGGCGCGTCCTTCGAGGTCGAAGCCGGGACGCTTACGGGTCTCATCGGTCCGAACGGGGCCGGTAAGTCCACGACGTTCAACCTCATCACGGGGATGCTCAAACCCGATTCGGGAACGGTCACGTTCAACGGTGAGGACATCACCGGCGAGGAACCGCACGAAATCGCCAACCGCGGCATGGTTCGGACGTTCCAAATCGCTCGCGAACTGAGCGACATGACTGTCCTCGAAAATATGATGCTCGCGCCGAAGCACCAGCGCGGCGAAGAACTGTGGCGCTCCGTCATGCCGGGCGTCCGCGACGACGTTCGCGAACAAGAAGAGGAACTCCTCGAACGTGTCTGGGCAGTCCTCGACTTCTTCGACATCGACCACATCGCCGAAGAGTACGCGGGCAACCTCTCGGGCGGCCAGCGGAAACTCCTCGAAATGGCGCGGGCACTTCTCACCGACCCCGATATGCTGCTCCTCGACGAGCCATTCGCGGGAGTCAACCCGACGCTCGAAAAGAAGTTACTCAAACACATCCACGAACTCCGCGAGCAGGGCTACACGTTCCTGCTCGTCGAACACGACATGGACCTCATCATGAACAACTGTGAACACGTCATCGTCCTCCATCAGGGGAAGGTTCTCACTGAGGGGACACCGGACGACATTCGGAGCAACGAAGAGGTCATCGAGGCCTACCTCGGAGGGAACGTATGA